GCCCAGCCGTCTGGGCCGACCTCCTCGGGGGACTCGTTCCCGAGGACGACCTCGAAGGTGGGCATGTTGATGTTGTAGGCGATCTCCTCGTAGCCCCAGTTCTCCGCGACCCACTCCTCCTTGACACCTGCGTACGGCGTCACCGGGAAGTACGCCTCCACGTCGGTCTCCTCCATCAGCTGGACCGCCGGGCGACGGGCCTCGAACACGCCGTTGGCGATGTAGTTGATGTCGTGCTCTCGGATGGTCTCCTGTGCCCGCCGCATGTCCTCGGGGGCAACGTCGCCGCTCGCAGCCAGGTTCGTCACCAGCGGTCGCATCTCGACGCCGTACCGGACACCGATGTACTGGAAGGCGTTGTGTGCCGCCAGCTGGACGACCTGCCGGTCGGCTGCCTCGAAGATGGCCTGGTAGTCAGCGTCGATCTGGGCGAGCCGCTCGCCCTTGTATGCCCGGGCGTTCTCTCGCAGCGCGTCCTCCTCGTCGGGCGCGAGCTCGACGAGGCCCTCGGTGATGTTGTCCACCGACGTCCGGGCGCGGTGGGGGTCGAGCCAGAAGTGGGGGTCCTTGCCCTGTTCGTCGCCCACGCCCTCCTCCTCGCGGTCGAGGCTCGCAGCGAGGTCGACCAGCTCCACGCCCTCGCGGGCGTTGATGAGCTGCGTGTCGACGTTGTCGTCCTCGAGCGTCTGGATGGCACGGTCGGCCCACGGCTGGAACCCCGCCCCGACGTGGATGAACGCGTCGGCCTCGATGATGTCCCGCGTCACCTGTGCGTTCGGCTGCCAGCCGTGGCCGTGCATCCCGACCGGAACGAGGTTCTCGATCTGGATGGCCGTCCCGTCCGCGATTTTCCGGGCGAAGTCGTAGAAGCTGAAGAAGGAGGCAACGGCCGTCGGCCCATCGTCGCCGGCACTGGCGTTCGTTTCACCGAGACACCCAGCGATGCCGCTCAGCAGTGCTCCGCCGCCGAGGGCGAGTGCCCGTCGGCGAGAGAGACGAGAGGAGGAACTCACGTTCGTATCGTTCATACTCGGCCGATGGTCCGTCTCCAAAATATATAATGGTTCTCTTCTAACTCCAGAATTAGATAAGTCTAAACCATCTTACGTGGCACTGGTTCAGATAGTCACGTTGCCACGGCACTTCCGATTACCGGCCGTACGATACCGACACGCCCGCTCTCGTTATTACTCCAGTCTAAACTCGTGTTTCGACGTATCCATCTCTCTACGGGAGCCGACCTGCAATCTCTCACGCCCGACCGTAACGACTACTCCGTCGACTCCTGCCAGCCACCCGCGTCGACCACCCCGAACAGCTTCCCCCAGTTCTCGTCGTCCTCGGCCTGCGGGAGCATGTCCCTGAGCTGCTGGAGGTCCGACGCTGGGATCTCAGAGGCCATCAGGTCCACGATGACCTGCGCGTGATACGCTGCCTCCTGACGCTTGATCCCCTCTATCTCGGCGACGCGTCCGACGAACTCGGACCAGTCGAACCGCTGGCCGTGCTCCTGTACCGCGCCGGTCGGGTACCACTTGATCTCCAGCGGGAGCGACGCCGCGAGGTCCTCCGCGTTGTCCGCCGGGATGCGCTGGCCCAGCGTCATGAGCGTCGCCCGGATGGCACGGACTGTCTCGCCAGTTCCCGGCAGTTCGAGGCGGTGCTGTACCTCACCCGTGAACTCGTCGAAGTTCATCTCCCGTACCGATTGGTCGGTGTCCTGCAATAGAACAAAGGCACTACCGGCGGCCGGAGTCGTATAACCACGGCTTACCGGCTCGGTCCTGCAGCAGTCCTCCCCGTCCACCCCTGTTCTCTCTCGGGTGCGACCCCCTCAGGACAGCATCCCGAGTTCGAACACGGCGAGGTACACCTGTCCGAGCCCCGCGAGGACCATCACCGCCCCGGCGACCAGCTGGACGTGTCGGGAGTACGTACCCAGGTCACGCCACGCGTCGACACCCCGGGATTTCTCCATCGAGTCGAGCTGCACCTCCCGGGATTCGAGCGGGGCCGGGAGCGTGACCGCCGGGAGCGGCTCGTCCCACGCCGGGTACGCGACGTCCTCGCTGTCGAACGGGCGGCCGGGGTCGCCGAGGACGACGTCCGGGTTCGAGTTCCCGCGCAGGACGCCGAGACAGCCTGCGAGAGCCAGTTGCCGGGTGGACACCAAGTGCAATCTGGTTCAGCGGTCGAATACCGCCGCCAGCGAGTCCGACGTCGCACCCCCGCCCCTCTCCGTGACACCGACCAACGCGGGTTCGAAAACGGGTATGTAGTTTTATGTCGCCCCCTCCGGTGGTCTGTAGCAGTAGCCCATGCAGGTCACGGTAGCCGACATCGAGGACGCCCGCGAACGCCTCGACGACGAGTCCGTCGTCCGCGAGACGCCCATCGAGACGAACCGGTCGCTCGCCGCCGAGGTGGACGCGGAAGTCCGCCTGAAGATGGAGCATCTCCAGCGCACCGGCTCGTTCAAGACACGGGGTGCGTACAACAAGCTCACGCAGGTCGTCGCCTCGGGAAGCGACGCGACCCGCGCACTCGCCGCCAGCGCGGGCAACCACGCCCAGGGCGTCGCGCTCGCCGCGACGAAGGTCGGTCTCGACGCGACCATCGTGATGCCGAAGGGCGCGCCGCAGGCGAAGATCGAGGCGACCGAGAGCTACGGTGCAGAGGTCGTCCTCCACGGCGAGGACTTCCAGGCGGCGATGCGGCACGCGAAGACCATAGTCGAAGACGACTGCGTGTTCGTCCACGCGTACGACGACCCCGACATCGTCGCCGGTCAGGGGACGCTCGGGCTGGAGATCGTCGAACAGGTGCCCGACGTGGACACCGTCGTCGTCCCCATCGGCGGCGGTGGGCTCATCGGCGGCATCGCGACCGCCGTCAAGGCACGGGCTCCCGATACGCGGGTCGTCGGCGTCCAGGCCGAGTCCGCCGCGACCGTCCCCGAGAGCCTCGACAAGGGGTTCCCGGTGACCATCGACTCCATGCAGACCATCGCCGACGGCATCGCGACCGGCGGCATCTCCGAGCTGACCTACGGGCTGATCGAAGCACACGTCGACGAGGTCGTCACCGTCACAGACACCCAGATCGCAGAGAGCGTGCTGTTCATGCTCGAACGGACGAAGCAGATGGTCGAAGGTGCCGGGGCGACCTCGGTCGCGGCCGTCCGAAGCGACGCTCTCGACGTGAGCGACGAGGTCGTCGTCCCCCTGCTCTGTGGCGGCAACCTCAGCATGACCGACCTCCAAACCGTGCTGACCCACGGGCTCACCCACCGGAACCAGCTCGTTCACCTCCAGGTGCACATCGTCGACCGACCCGGGGAGATGAGCCGCGTCTCCGAGCTCATCGCCGACTGCGGGGCGAACATCCACGATGTGACCCACGAGCGCTCCGCGAAGGAGCTCGACGTCGGCGACGCCTACCTCCAGTTCCACGTCCAGACCAGCGGGACCGGGCAGACCGAGCGCATCCTCGCGTCGCTGCGCGACGCCGGATACGACGTGGAGTTGCTGAACTGACCCTCGCTACCCGAACACGACGAGAGCTAGCCAGCAGGTGAGGACCACTCACCCCGCGCCAGTCGCCCCGAGGATGTCGCCGAGGCCGAACAGCGAGACATCCGACCGACGACTGGAGGTGGATTGCAGATCGCCGGTGAACCCGGAACGACTCAACAATACGTACCGGGTGCTCGCGTCTGTCGGTTCGCCACTCCAGCGCACCCCGTCCGTGGTCCGTTCGAGGTCCGCGAGCTCGTCCTCACCGACAGGCGACGACGTGAACTTGCACTCGCCGGCGACGAGTCCCTCGTCGTTCAGCCCGAGCACTACGAACTCGGCCTCGTCCGACTCGTAGGCGGTTCGGAGCCGGTTGAGCTCCCGTGAATCGGCGTTCCCAATTGGAACCTTCGATTATGGGAATTAGGATTTCCGAACTAGTGATTTCTAAATGGTCGTTCGCAACACGGACGGGCGAGATAGATATAGCGATATTCAGTGTATGGGGTGTGTTCCCGGACGCAGCCGGCGGGCTCAGTCCTCGAACCTCATCCCGTAGCCCCACTCCTCCAGTTCGCCCTCGACCTCGTCGAGGTGCTCCAGTCCGACCATCACGAGCGCCTCTCGGAGGTCCGTGAGCGAGACGTCGGCATCGAAGCGCTCTTCGAGCTCCCGCAGCGCATCGCGCTCCGCACTCTTGGTATCCGGCTTGAGGAACAGCGGGACCCTGTCGCGACCGTCCTGCACGCCGTCGCGTCGGAACTTGTACGGGATGGACATCGACCGCCGGCCACCGCTTCGGCTGCTGCCCGACGCTGATTGACTGGTACTGTCAGTACCGCTCGCGCCGCCCGAACTGGACTCCGTCGACGTCTCCGTGGTCGAATCGCCGGTCGAACCGGTGTCATCCGGCGGGTCTTCCGCGAACGGGTTCTCGCCAGCCCCCTCCTTCATGCCGGTCATGGCGCGAGCACCTCGTGTTCGAGGTCACCCGGCTCTGGTGGGTTCGGTGCCTCGATCCCGACCTCCCCCTCGAGGTGTCGGGCGATGCGGTCGAACTGCGCCAGCGTCTCCACCTCGTAGTCCCGGTGCCTGTCGCGGTACTCACGGACGTACCGGTACGCCGAGCACTGCTGCATCCAGCAGCCCTCCATCAGGGAGGCTCGCTCCCCGATTATCTCCGGAATCGGGTACTGGATCTCGTCGAGGATGGTCCGCTGGTCGCGCGTGTTCTTGAAACCGATGGGAACGGCACCGAGTACACCGACGTCGACCTCGAGCTGTTCCTCGAGTCCCGCTACGAGGGATTCGAGTCCTTCGACGGCCGCGCGCCCCTTCGCGCTCGGCTCCACGGGGATGACGAGCGACCGCGTGGCGTGGATGGCGTTGTAGAGGTGTGGCCCTTCAGTCGCCGGGGGGTCGCAGATGAGGACGTCGTACTTCTCTGGGACACCGGCCTCGCGCAGGACCCGGAGCAGCTGAGCGTGCATGCCGAACGCCTCGCCCATCGCCTCGGCCTGGTCCTTCTCGCGCTGGAGGTACTCCGCGAGGTCGGAGAGCATGTTGTGTTCGGGAACGATGTCGACGCCCTCGACAGTTCTGACCAGGTCGTCGAAGTCGCCTTTCGGGCGTCGGATCATGTGCCGGACGACGTTGTCGACCGGTTCGGTCCGCTGGTCGTCGACACCGAACAGCCGGGAGAGGTCGCCGTCCTGCGGGTCGAGCGGGACGACGAGTGGCTTCAGTCCAGCGCGTGCGTGCGCCACGGCCAGGTTGGCGGCGGTCGTCGTCTTCCCGACGCCGCCGGCTTCGCTGTACGTCGAGTACGCTAACATGCTCGCACCATCACAGCCATTCATCTTGAATGTTCGTCAGACGCATTCGTGACTTCCGGTGGTGAACGTGACAAGTGAACACCAGGGCTGAACACACCCAACGAGTACTTGTACTGGATTCACCCACTGGCCCCAACAACAATCAGCAATCAATGAACGTAACTTGCTACATCAACCACGTACTGTAGCTTTTTACAGGAATAACGTACAGCAACTGACTACAACAACAGCCTACAGCAATAACCTACAACCATCGTCTGTATTCATAGAACCATTCCCTGTCTGAATGCCATTCAACTCATCAATGTATTACCATCATGAACACAAACACAGAACAACAGGGATGAATGTATCTGATGAACACAACCAGTGAACATCTACAATGAACACAATCACTGAATGTCTGTACGGGGGTCGGTTCTGGCATGAATTTGCAGAGTCCCCCGGGCGACTGACCATCACGACAGCACGTCCCTGTAGTCACGAACGAACGTCGAGAACGAACGGGGGTCGCGTCCGAGCAGGTAACGCACGTCTCCCGACACCCGGCCAGCGAACCCCAGACGCACCGTCGTGTAGATGCCAGCCATGACGAGCACCTTGCGGAGGTCGCCACCACGACGCGCCCGTCGCCAACAGAACCGGAGGAGCGACGGAGCGACGTACCGGACACGGTAATCCAGCTCAGCGGACAGAACCGCAGCGACCTCGTGGTA
The DNA window shown above is from Haloarchaeobius litoreus and carries:
- a CDS encoding DUF2267 domain-containing protein; translated protein: MNFDEFTGEVQHRLELPGTGETVRAIRATLMTLGQRIPADNAEDLAASLPLEIKWYPTGAVQEHGQRFDWSEFVGRVAEIEGIKRQEAAYHAQVIVDLMASEIPASDLQQLRDMLPQAEDDENWGKLFGVVDAGGWQESTE
- the ilvA gene encoding threonine ammonia-lyase, which gives rise to MQVTVADIEDARERLDDESVVRETPIETNRSLAAEVDAEVRLKMEHLQRTGSFKTRGAYNKLTQVVASGSDATRALAASAGNHAQGVALAATKVGLDATIVMPKGAPQAKIEATESYGAEVVLHGEDFQAAMRHAKTIVEDDCVFVHAYDDPDIVAGQGTLGLEIVEQVPDVDTVVVPIGGGGLIGGIATAVKARAPDTRVVGVQAESAATVPESLDKGFPVTIDSMQTIADGIATGGISELTYGLIEAHVDEVVTVTDTQIAESVLFMLERTKQMVEGAGATSVAAVRSDALDVSDEVVVPLLCGGNLSMTDLQTVLTHGLTHRNQLVHLQVHIVDRPGEMSRVSELIADCGANIHDVTHERSAKELDVGDAYLQFHVQTSGTGQTERILASLRDAGYDVELLN
- a CDS encoding ParA family protein, with the translated sequence MLAYSTYSEAGGVGKTTTAANLAVAHARAGLKPLVVPLDPQDGDLSRLFGVDDQRTEPVDNVVRHMIRRPKGDFDDLVRTVEGVDIVPEHNMLSDLAEYLQREKDQAEAMGEAFGMHAQLLRVLREAGVPEKYDVLICDPPATEGPHLYNAIHATRSLVIPVEPSAKGRAAVEGLESLVAGLEEQLEVDVGVLGAVPIGFKNTRDQRTILDEIQYPIPEIIGERASLMEGCWMQQCSAYRYVREYRDRHRDYEVETLAQFDRIARHLEGEVGIEAPNPPEPGDLEHEVLAP
- a CDS encoding metal ABC transporter substrate-binding protein; translated protein: MNDTNVSSSSRLSRRRALALGGGALLSGIAGCLGETNASAGDDGPTAVASFFSFYDFARKIADGTAIQIENLVPVGMHGHGWQPNAQVTRDIIEADAFIHVGAGFQPWADRAIQTLEDDNVDTQLINAREGVELVDLAASLDREEEGVGDEQGKDPHFWLDPHRARTSVDNITEGLVELAPDEEDALRENARAYKGERLAQIDADYQAIFEAADRQVVQLAAHNAFQYIGVRYGVEMRPLVTNLAASGDVAPEDMRRAQETIREHDINYIANGVFEARRPAVQLMEETDVEAYFPVTPYAGVKEEWVAENWGYEEIAYNINMPTFEVVLGNESPEEVGPDGWAAEWRNFQ